tctgcatgtggctgtccaatgttcccagcaccatttattgaagagactgccctttttccactggattttcTCTCCTGCCTTGTCAAAATTCAGTTGACCACAGATctgagggtccacttctgggttctctattctgttgcattgatctatttgtctgtttttatggcagtaccatgctgtcttggtgatcacagccttgtaatatagcttgaagtctggcattgtgatgccactagatttggttttctttttctttctttttttttaaattattatgtttaattagccaacatatagtacctcattagtttttcatgtagTGTTTAAAGAtccattagttgcatataacacctagtactcatcacaacatgtgccaatgttcataatagcaatgtccataataaccaaactgtggaaagagccaagatgtccatcgacacatgaatggataaagatgtggtatttatataccatggaatattactcagccatgagaaaggatgagtATTTAGCATTttcattgacatggatggaactggagagtattatgctgagcaaaataagccaatcagagaaaaacaataatcatatcgttttgctcatatgtggaatataagaaatagtgtgGAGGATcttagggaaagggaggaaaaactgaatgggaagaaatcagagagggagacaaatcatgagagacttttaactataagaaacaaaccggttgctggagaggaggggcgggtatggagtaattgggtgatgggcattaaaaagggcacatgatgtgatgagcactgggtgctatagaCAACTGTTAATTTATTGAAccctatatctgaaactaatgaggtactatatgttgtctaatttaatttaaattaagacaaaaaaaaaggaaaggaaaagtgtacTAAATAGATTAAGTAAGAAttcacagaaaagagaagaagaacattCCTTAAATAGGGACAtatattcctttgttttattttgttcaatttttttttctttctgattggtATGATTGTGATATTGTGACCtcaataagaaatacatattgatCTCTGGCCCTGACTGCTGACACCGTGCTCCTGGAACTCTCAttatttcctaagtgatgagcaCACTTggagcatcttttgttttaatatttggtctttgaccctggTTCCTGACCCTGCTCCTGAAACTCCTATAATTGCTTGGGCAGtaggagtgtcttttgttctaatgaggcaaACTTGGGTGGGATCCTGGATGACTTTTGCATGAGGACTGATTGATCAACAGAAgaaccaagccatgattagaaacTTAGAATTTTCAGCTCTCCTTACCTCCATTTTCTTTAGAAGAAAGAGGGGCTGAAAACAGAGTTAATGGCCTGCCTTGCCTATGTGATGAAGCCTCTTTAAACATTCCTAAAGCTGTGGCTCAGAAAGCTCCCAGTGGGGTAAACATATCCATGTGTCCGAAGAGTGACACATCCCACTGCATGAGGACAAAGAAGTTCATACATTCGGGAGCCTCCTGACCTCACCCTATGTATGCATCTTTTCATCTGGCTATTGATCTGTACATAAAATTTATCTCCATTCAAATGCCAGCATTTGATATCCTAGCAtcaaaaagcaaaactgaatCCAAAGGCAAATATATGCTAAATCCTAAACATACCAACATTGTTAACATATATTAGTAGGTTTGAATTTTACAATGTTCTAAAGTAAGTGAAGAATATTAATACAAAATCATATTGACATAAAATAATTCACactttcaggtgcctgggtggctcagtgggttaagcccctgcctttgactcggggcatgatctcaaggtcctgaaattgagccccgcattgggctctctgctcagcagggagtctgcttccctctctctctctctgcctacttgtgattcctctctctatcaaataaataaataaaatcttttaaaaataattcatactttctcttctgtgtttaGTTATagcttctttttcctccctcagtAGAACAGTGTAAGTagctacattttatatatattatatatgtaatatatgatataaatatatacaaatacatatataatcatatatatgcaAGAAACTTTTGTtttgggacacgtgggtggctcagtcagttaagaatctgccttcagctcaggccacaatcccagaatcctggattGAGTACCAagtttggctccttgctcagccgggagcttgcttctccctctgcctgctgcttcccttgcatgtgctctctggatccctctgacaaataaataaacaaaatcttaattttttttaatgtatgagaTTATGGATTGCTAACCTTTGTCTTACAAAAATAGTTATGTTTTATGCATGCATTTACTTTCTCACATGTCAGGAAAGTTTGGAAATTCTTCAGTGAAGGGGATCTAAAACATTGTCTTGAAAGGCTGGCTTATATTATATGGTGTAGATGTACTCCACTATCTCAATATGTTTCAACTGAGAGCACCTTCCCTTTGCTTCTTGTTTCCTTTtgcactattaaaaaaaaactcttataaaCACTCTTGAACaaacacatttaataaaaattcttttttttttaagattttatttatttgacagagagagatcacaagtagatggagaggcaggcagagagagagagagtggggggggaaacaggctccctgctgagcagagagcccgatgcgggactcaatcccaggactctgagatcatgacctgagccgaaggcagcggcttaacccactgagccacccaggtgccccacatttaataaaaattcttaaacgAATACAGGTAATAATTATTcttggaaaatattatttctacaaGATGAGTTTTCattgatatgtttttttttttttaagatttttatttatttatttaacagacagagatcacaagtaggcagagagtcaggcagagagccagacagagagagaggaagggaagcaggctccctgctgagcagagagcccatcatggggctggatccccgggccccaggatcatgacctgagcttaaagcagaggctttaacccactgagccacccaggtgcccttcattgatatggtttttaaaataaaaggacaagtactttgattttttcattcaaaagaaaaaaatgccaaattaCTTCCCAAAAAGGGTACAGAATTTATTCCAGAGGATTCAAATAGAAGCAATTCAATGAAAAGACTATTTACATAGTGCATTACTTTCCTAGATCTACTGTAACAAAATAACACCAATTGaggagcttaaaacaacaaaaattgaaTCTCTCATAGTTTTAGAATCCAGAGTCCAATATCACAGTGTTAGCAGTCTCTCCTCAGTCCCTCTACGAGATCTAAGGGAGActcattctttgtttcttccagCTCTTGGAGGCTCTTGATCTCTTTTTGGTTCTTGGTTGCatcactcccatctctgcctccacctTCACATGATGTTCTTCTCTGtgactctattttttaaactgtgtttacCTTTCTGTCTCATAAGGCCACTGGTCAAGGAATATATTGCCCACCTTAAATCAGGATGATCTCATTTCCTTGACTTGATTACATCcacaaagtcctttttttttcctttccttttcttttttctttttttttttcaaataaggcaCATTTGCAGATTgtaaatagacatttattttagagggacCAACATTTCAATGTGTTACACATCCATTTGGATAGTTTATAGTGAAAACTCCAGAGACTTGTAATACTAAATAGATATTATCAAAGCAAAACCTGAAGCTACAAGGGGGAGGGAATGATGTCACCAGAGTAAAGGGAAAATTGTAATCTTAAAGCAACATGGACAATGACAAGAGATAGACAGAAGggcaaatgcaaagaaaatactGATTCTCCTGCTTCCACCATCTTGGCTGCTGCTGGGTTTTGTCACTGACTAAATTCAATCACAAGTACAAAGAACGGCAGCAAATATATTTGAAGGAatgagaaggttaaaaaaaaatgatcatagcACATGACCCTAATCCTTCGTTATAAAACACACTGAGTTAGCTATTATTGTATTGTTCAGGCAATCTCTTAACTCACTAGTTCACAGTAGAGGACAGATGGATCTTCAAATTAGATTGTTGCAATTGAGATAAATTGTGCTTTGATTTGCAGAAGCCCTTAACTTAATCCTGTAAAActaaattttcttaatataatgTGAAGTTGCTATGATGACATTAATGATCGTTATTGAGAAATAAAACTAGAAGACTTTTTTTCTATTGTCTCTACATGATGAACACATAAGCAAATTCTTTCCAtaatttcatgtatttgagtCACATTAATAACTTTGTTAGTAGTTTTCTCAGTGCTACCATGATGTCTTTGTTCCTCAGAGTATATATAATGGGATTCAATGTTGGGATCAAAACAGTGTAGAAAAGAGAGATCAATTTTCCAACTCCTTCAGACTGATTTGGTTTGGGTCGTAAATAAGTGATGGTAGCTGTTCCATAGAATAAGACTACAACTATCAGGTgagaggagcaggtggagaaggcttTAGCTCTCCCTTTGGCTGATGACAATTTCAGAATGCTGGATATAATTTTGCCATAGgagaaaacaatcaacagaaaTGGAACCATAATGAAGACCACTGCAACTACATAGATTGCTATCTCATTCACAAATGTGTCCCCACAAGCAAGTTTGAGTACTGGGGGGATGTCACAGAAGAAATGATTAATTGTGTTAGACCCACAAAAGGGCAGCGAGAAAATCTGGCATGTTTGCCCAATTACAACTGGAACTGTACTGATCCATGACACAGTCACCAGCTGGACACAAACCTTGTGGTTCATGACTAGAGTATAATGCAGAGGGTTACAGATGGCcgcatagcggtcataggccatcactGTCAGGAGAAGACACTCTGAACCTCCAAACATAAGGACAAAACACATTTGTGCAGCacaggcaaagaaagaaatatttcctttcttggtCAATAGGTCCATGAACATTCTTGGGATAGTGACTGTTACATAACAGatttctaagaaggaaaaattgctgagaaaaaaatacatgggggTCTGCAGAGCAGAGTCAATTCTTATTATCAATATTATGATGCTATTGCACATAAGGATAGTTAGGTAGATGACTAAAAATACTCCAAAAAGAATCCATTGGATATTGAGAATATCAGAAAACCCAAGAGAACAAATTCCACAATGGCAGTTAcattcaaaatttctatttttaatttgttctccatCTGCAGATATAGTAAATTCAAGATggttaattcacttttttttttttttaagagaaagagagagtgcaagttgggtcgggaggggggcagggagagaagagagagaaagagaatctcaaccaAGCTCTGCACCCAGAGTAGAGCCTGACACATggttctatctcatgaccctgagattatgaccggagtcaaaatcaagggtcagaagctcaactgactgagtcacccaagtgccccaattcattaacatttttgaaccacatttttctctcctgttacCTGGAGTAGATGATGAATGTATTTATGTAATCTCAAATTATTTCCAttactttgctttatttctagGAAACGATATGTGGAACCTCAGAAATGAACTGATGTGCAGTTAAAAtcaattcaagaaataaaatcctaataTATAGGTCTTATACTTGCATGTAATAATACTAGAGATACTGAGAAGTGTATTGTGCAGGAATAATCTGTATTCATTTCACCCCTATTAAAAgtggaattatttttctattgtttttgtctGAGTTcatcatatttttctgtattgcttgacttattccatcttctttcaattcaaatattttctcttaaaccTTTGCTTAATTCTTAttcaaaatgagttttaaatCTTCCTATTTATATTCCAACGAGAATCACCTTTTTAAGCCAATCCTTTTTTCCTGAGGGAATAAATATATGCAATATTATTGTTCTACTTTATGTATCTCTCCATCACTTTTGCTAAATATTGAAAGTTTAATCTCATCATACTGCTCAATAACCTCCCTTATTAACACATCCTGTGCAATGCCTGATAAATATCAAGTAAGCTTTAATCCAATCCAAAAAAATGACCCATTCAGTGCAATCTTTTTCCATATATTGCTCCTTACCTATGTAAGATTCCACTGCAATCAAATGCAACTCCCTTTCTTTatatccctttttttaaaatttaacctaTTAAAGTGTAACTTTCATTAAAcctaattattatttattctgaGCATGCAAATGGTCAGAGCATAAGAATGggactaacacacacacacactatcttaCTTCACTTAATAATGCCATCTAATATTAGGCAGTCAATACtgcttcataattttattataccTTAATATTTGTTCTCCAACTTTCCAAAACAAATATTAAGTTTTCCTACTTCACCAAATCCACTATTCCTGTCTCCACCTTATATCCCTATCAGCTGGTATTTTTGCCTTAATACTTTGATAAATAAAACtgagcaaaaaaaataaaaaaaaataaattttaaaaactgagcaaattctctcatattttcccatttccattAGAACTAGTTTTCAAAATTACcttaagtgaatatttttattacaaatataatgATTGTTATTTTACATATATCTAATTTTACTTTATCATTAAGAAAGATAAGAACTATATGGATCATGTTAAGTAATGGGGAGTGCAGGGCAGGGTGCCCCAAAATATACCACAATGGTATAatgattattttgtattaaagttacttaagaaacagccAGTACAAGAAAAGCACTCTGACACCCTCTCCTTTTGTCtccagaaagcaggaaataaatttttcatatgAAAGGACCTGTAGCAGGATATAGAGAGACATTCCTATCTTCAGAGATAGGCAACTCAGGGTGGAAGAAACCTATTTAAACAAACTTTATTACTTTTACTGATTACTACCCCAGCCAAATTCTGTTTGGAATCCCTTTGTCTAAGATGCATAAAAGCAACACGATCACTTCTTTAGGTCTCAATTTGTTTACTGGGCTTCTGTGgacacaaaattaatttttttttctcctctgtttgtCTCAAGTCAGTTTCTCTTAGACCAGCCAGAAGAACCTTGAGGGatatagaaaattatttcctcCCCAAGAGTAGGTAACTCATTTTCAGATAAAGATCTCAAAATTTtatgcttttctattttgttctttgtatctTGAGCCTCAATTTTAGAAGTACCCTTAAATAAAATAGTCTAGTGCAAAATTATAGCTTACCTTTATGAATTTGCATGAAGCTATCTATGTGAGTGTAGGTATTTTGTAACCAATATTATTGTTATGTTCTTCTTTTGTGTTAGTAATTCACTGTAATTCTACAGTACTCTTGCTGGCTTCAAACATTAGCTGCTTTTAAATAGGAAGTCGTCATGCTCATCCTGGGGGACATCTTCTCTCGTGTATCATTTTGATTTCCAGAAGACTGCCTTTGTTGAgcaatcatttgtttattttataaaactttctcTGTAGATGACCTGTCCTTCTCTTCAGGTTCTTCTTGCAAAAAGCTTCTCCACTATGGGGGGAGTCCCTAGGGGGAGAAAATGTGTCACTTTGTTGTCTAGTATTACTTTCAGggaaatagtttaattttttttgtttgtttttagatcctTAATAATTAGTATGGGTTTGCTTTTCTTACTTTCATTCTGTAATTCATCCTGGTCTAGATCCTCCACAACCTTAGAAAAATGTGTTACATGTTTTATCACATGAACATGGTATTGGTTCTTAAATATATTAGGCGGTGAGATCCATTTTCAGAAGAAGAGAGGTATGTTCCTAGATTAAATTTTGTGGAAATTGAAGCATGCCATGTCTGCTGACAAAAATCtagatggttttaaaaaaaatctagatggtTTTAAGTTATGTCAACTTCTCAGTCATCAGGGAAAATATCCAGCTGATTCAAAATGTAAACTACCTcagaaataagcatttaaaaatatttaagaaagaaagagagagagagagaaagaaactttcCTGTCAAAATTGTTTTCCTATTTAGGCTACTTCTAGCTAGGTATGGAGATAAAATTATCATGCATAAAGTTGCAAACCCAATATCTACTTCTATTTGCAATtacatttgtttcttccttttggggGTTCTTTGGCTATTTGTGAAAATTCTGTGCTTCCATTTGTCAAAATGGTACATTTCTATTTGTCCAGATAGTATGTTTTCAAAACTgcctttcctttctgtattttaaggCTGCTTCTATTCACTATAGCATGCTTCCTATACATTGGCTCTCTAGACTCCTTATTGTCACTGATTTGATATTGCTGAGGGACTTCCTTCATGTTTATATGAAATGGGCACTTCATTCATGATTTGCCTTAAATAAGATGTCAGTTACTTACAGGCTGGGACATATtgaatgcccatcccccattGGAGTAGACTGATCTATTACCTATCCTATCCTTAAGACAAAAAATTGAGTGTTTCTTTATTCAATTAAGTATCACTATcaccagaaaataataataataatttaaaaagtgaaacagtaTCTTAGATGTATCAGtttcttaacaaaataaagaacatctttcatttttactGCAGTAAAATTTTGTGACCAATAATTAAGAAACTATGGTTTCTTTCACCTAATAATCCTGTTGTACCCTAGTTTGCTCATGTTTGTAATTCCTCTTCCCAATGGGAGCCATTAAATGAGTAAGCATCCCCAAATATTGTCTTTTAACATTACCTAAAAGGACATATACACTATGTTTATGgtttattttgttcactgataGACTTCAATCAAGTTGTATATAATTGTGTTGTTCATTTTGATAGATCTCTACTTTTCCTTCATATGAAATTTACAGTTAATGTTACAATTTTGATTTGATAAGTATTTGCTATCATGAAGGTTGCTAAAATAAACATTCTTAGAGGGTTCCCAGCACCCATGTGTATGCAATTCTGCTGGATTCGTACCTAAGAGGAGAATTCTCTAGATGAAGGCAGATTACTCTAAATGGGGTAACAATTCACATGCTAGCATCAGAAGAGTTTCCATAGCTCAGCATACTATGATCAGTcttcttgttttacttttatcattttatttttttcatcatgataaatatACTCTTTCATCCCAATCCCCTGTTTCACACATCCCCCACCTACCACCCCTCTGGTAATTATTGGTTTGCTCTTTattagttaaaagtctgtttcttaatttgtctctACCTCTATTTTCCCCctgcttatttgtttcttaaattttacctattagtgatatcatatggtatttgtctttctctgactgacttactccacttagcattgtactctctagctccatccatgtcattgcaaatggtaagatttcattcttcttgatggctgagta
This DNA window, taken from Lutra lutra chromosome 10, mLutLut1.2, whole genome shotgun sequence, encodes the following:
- the LOC125079384 gene encoding LOW QUALITY PROTEIN: olfactory receptor 10AG1-like (The sequence of the model RefSeq protein was modified relative to this genomic sequence to represent the inferred CDS: inserted 1 base in 1 codon), translated to MENKLKIEILNVTAIVEFVXLGFSDILNIQWILFGVFLVIYLTILMCNSIIILIIRIDSALQTPMYFFLSNFSFLEICYVTVTIPRMFMDLLTKKGNISFFACAAQMCFVLMFGGSECLLLTVMAYDRYAAICNPLHYTLVMNHKVCVQLVTVSWISTVPVVIGQTCQIFSLPFCGSNTINHFFCDIPPVLKLACGDTFVNEIAIYVVAVVFIMVPFLLIVFSYGKIISSILKLSSAKGRAKAFSTCSSHLIVVVLFYGTATITYLRPKPNQSEGVGKLISLFYTVLIPTLNPIIYTLRNKDIMVALRKLLTKLLM